In a genomic window of Bacteroidales bacterium:
- a CDS encoding undecaprenyl-diphosphate phosphatase, with translation MTWIEALLLGMLQGLTEFLPVSSSGHLELGKALLGIEVENSLVFTVVVHGATVLSTIVIFYKEILALIKGFFRFRWNEETEYITKIAISLIPIAIVGFFFKDEVETLFDGNLTFVGAMLLLTAAILALTYFRKFNNRAIGYFDAFIIGLAQAAAVMPGLSRSGTTIATGLLLGNKREDMAKFSFLMVLIPIIGANLKDLADGSMLSNEAIGWLPLLLGFLAAFITGLLAIRWMLKIVSKGKLIYFAIYCSIVGMLAILL, from the coding sequence ATGACGTGGATAGAAGCGTTACTGCTTGGTATGCTCCAGGGGCTTACCGAGTTTTTGCCTGTGAGTAGCAGTGGACACCTTGAACTTGGCAAAGCACTGCTGGGCATCGAAGTGGAAAACAGTTTGGTGTTTACCGTTGTGGTGCATGGCGCTACCGTTTTGAGCACCATTGTGATTTTTTATAAAGAAATCCTTGCATTAATAAAAGGCTTTTTCCGGTTTCGGTGGAATGAAGAAACAGAATACATTACCAAAATCGCAATTTCACTTATCCCTATCGCCATCGTAGGTTTCTTTTTTAAAGATGAGGTCGAGACGCTTTTCGATGGCAACCTCACCTTCGTGGGAGCCATGCTCCTGCTCACAGCCGCAATTCTTGCATTGACCTATTTTCGAAAATTCAACAATCGGGCAATTGGCTATTTCGATGCATTTATCATCGGTCTGGCACAGGCTGCCGCTGTAATGCCCGGGCTATCCCGCTCTGGTACTACCATCGCCACCGGACTGCTTCTGGGCAACAAACGCGAGGATATGGCAAAATTTTCTTTTCTAATGGTTTTGATACCCATCATTGGCGCAAATTTGAAAGACCTTGCCGACGGCAGCATGCTGAGCAACGAAGCCATTGGCTGGCTGCCGCTGCTCCTCGGATTTCTTGCCGCTTTTATCACAGGCCTGCTGGCCATACGCTGGATGCTGAAGATAGTGAGCAAAGGAAAACTTATCTATTTCGCCATCTACTGTTCCATTGTGGGTATGCTTGCGATCCTACTTTAA
- the truB gene encoding tRNA pseudouridine(55) synthase TruB, with the protein MISKKNIPQPPDFIIGEVILINKQLRWTSFDIVNSLRIFLKYNYDHRKLKIGHAGTLDPLATGLVIVCTGRKTKVIDQYQAQQKTYTGSLMLGQTTPSFDLETEPDQTFDTQHITPEIIHEATQKFTGVISQRPPVFSAIKINGKRAYDYARANKPVKMTEREVEIFKFNITKIEMPEVWFEVQCSKGTYIRSLASDFGKALGSGAYLSSLCRTAIGDYRNEDALTVEEFKTIFGKNEAITV; encoded by the coding sequence ATGATTTCTAAAAAGAATATTCCACAGCCCCCCGATTTCATCATCGGAGAGGTAATCCTCATCAATAAACAATTGCGATGGACCTCTTTTGATATTGTGAACAGCCTGCGCATATTTTTAAAATACAACTACGATCATCGAAAATTAAAAATTGGCCATGCCGGAACCCTCGATCCGCTGGCTACCGGGCTGGTGATTGTTTGTACCGGACGAAAAACCAAAGTAATAGACCAATACCAGGCACAGCAAAAAACCTACACCGGAAGTTTGATGCTGGGGCAAACCACCCCCAGTTTTGATCTGGAAACGGAGCCTGATCAAACTTTCGATACACAGCACATTACCCCTGAAATAATTCATGAGGCAACGCAGAAGTTCACCGGCGTCATCAGCCAGCGGCCTCCTGTGTTTTCGGCCATCAAAATCAATGGCAAGAGAGCTTACGATTATGCACGCGCCAATAAACCTGTGAAGATGACTGAGCGGGAAGTTGAGATTTTCAAATTTAATATTACCAAAATAGAAATGCCGGAGGTTTGGTTTGAAGTGCAGTGCAGCAAAGGGACCTACATCCGTTCGTTGGCCAGCGATTTTGGCAAAGCCTTGGGCAGCGGTGCCTACCTCTCGTCATTGTGCCGCACCGCCATCGGCGATTATCGCAACGAAGATGCCCTGACGGTGGAAGAGTTTAAAACAATTTTTGGTAAAAACGAAGCGATTACCGTGTAG
- a CDS encoding permease-like cell division protein FtsX produces MKTKSAPWQHRRYKTVRGTATFSITLVLFVLGLLALLVAHTYEISEYARRHIGIRVMLKEHCTLEQATQWMNLLDQNPMIARVRYISGDEASRELQEELGEDFTDFLGYNPLPASLEVFLTPNYFQPDSTRKVLAYLQGFTLVDEVYHQHELLDDVSSNIRRITTVSLFFSTLLIIISVMLIYSTVRLDVYASRLIIKSMLLVGATGAFIRGPFLRNGLLQGAIGGGAACLLLLAILAILNNCYPETAQFINPVAVVIICACVVLFGLMISGFSNYLAVKKYLKVRSEDLY; encoded by the coding sequence ATGAAAACTAAAAGTGCTCCCTGGCAACATCGGCGCTATAAAACCGTCCGTGGTACTGCTACTTTCAGTATCACGCTGGTGCTGTTTGTGCTTGGGTTGCTGGCTTTGCTGGTGGCGCATACCTATGAAATCTCCGAATACGCGCGCCGGCACATTGGTATCAGAGTAATGCTGAAAGAACATTGTACCCTTGAACAGGCAACACAATGGATGAATCTTCTGGATCAAAACCCAATGATCGCGCGTGTTCGCTACATTTCCGGCGACGAAGCCTCCCGGGAACTGCAGGAGGAGCTGGGCGAGGATTTTACTGATTTTCTGGGCTACAATCCGCTACCTGCATCGCTTGAGGTTTTTCTGACGCCAAATTATTTTCAGCCCGATAGCACCCGCAAGGTGTTGGCTTACTTGCAAGGTTTCACCCTGGTAGATGAGGTTTACCATCAGCATGAGTTGCTCGACGACGTAAGTAGCAACATACGGCGCATTACTACCGTCTCCTTATTTTTCAGTACATTATTGATCATCATCAGCGTAATGCTCATCTATAGCACCGTTCGCCTCGATGTGTATGCCAGCCGTTTGATTATCAAAAGCATGTTGCTGGTGGGAGCTACAGGTGCCTTTATCCGTGGCCCCTTTCTCCGCAATGGGCTTTTGCAGGGAGCTATCGGCGGTGGTGCTGCGTGTTTGTTGTTGCTGGCCATACTTGCAATTTTAAATAACTGCTATCCCGAAACAGCACAATTTATCAATCCGGTTGCAGTAGTGATTATTTGTGCTTGTGTCGTACTCTTCGGGCTGATGATTTCTGGCTTTTCCAACTATTTGGCAGTGAAAAAGTACTTAAAGGTACGGTCAGAAGATTTATATTGA
- a CDS encoding DUF3098 domain-containing protein, with protein sequence MKKDNKKIKVVTNPANEPTGIPLQERRNFAFDRDNYKWLLIGMAFLLVGYLLMIGGGSDDPDVFNYSMFDFQRLTLSPILLTIGYLLGIYAIMKKPRNITE encoded by the coding sequence ATGAAAAAAGATAATAAGAAAATCAAAGTTGTAACAAACCCCGCTAATGAGCCTACTGGTATTCCTTTGCAGGAACGTCGCAATTTTGCTTTCGATCGAGACAACTACAAATGGTTGCTCATTGGCATGGCCTTTCTTTTGGTGGGCTACCTGCTGATGATTGGCGGTGGCAGCGACGATCCCGATGTTTTTAACTACAGCATGTTCGACTTTCAGCGGCTCACCCTTTCACCCATTTTGCTCACCATCGGCTATTTGCTGGGTATCTATGCCATCATGAAAAAGCCGCGCAACATCACAGAATAA